A region of Lagenorhynchus albirostris chromosome 20, mLagAlb1.1, whole genome shotgun sequence DNA encodes the following proteins:
- the LOC132510861 gene encoding keratin, type I cytoskeletal 17-like, with translation MTTSNRQFSSSNSIRGSSGLGGSSSLTSRQLSGSLGNALGGGSYSGCYSVGSGGGYGSGDYGSGGYGSGGYGSGGYGSGGYGSGSVGTGGSGFGGGDVLLGGSEKATMQNLNDRLASYLEKVRALEEANTDLEVKIRDWYQKQTPGPTSDYSAYFKTIEDLRNKILMATTDNANVLLQIDNTRLAADDFRTKFETEQALRVSVESDINGLRRVLDELTLARADLEMEIENLKEELVYLRKNHEEEMKVLRGQVGGEINVEMDAAPGVDLSRILNEMREQYEKMAEKNRKDAEDWFFSKTEELNREVASNSEMVQSSKSEISELRHTMQNLEIELQSHLSMKASLENSLAETENRYCLQLSQIQGLVGSVEEQLAQLRCEMGQQSQEYQILLDVKTRLEQEIATYRRLLEGEDARLTPHKSRESVTTRQVRTIVEEVQDGRVISSREQVKQSNI, from the exons ATGACCACCAGCAACCGCCAGTTCTCCTCCTCCAACTCCATCAGGGGCTCCTCTGGCCTGGGGGGCAGCTCGTCCCTCACCTCCCGCCAGCTGTCTGGCAGCCTGGGCAATGCCCTTGGGGGTGGCAGCTACTCTGGCTGCTACAGCGTCGGCTCTGGAGGCGGCTACGGCAGCGGCGACTACGGCAGTGGCGGCTACGGCAGCGGCGGCTACGGCAGCGGCGGCTACGGCAGCGGCGGCTATGGCAGCGGCAGCGTTGGCACTGGTGGCAGTGGCTTTGGAGGTGGTGATGTGCTGCTGGGGGGCAGCGAGAAGGCCACCATGCAGAACCTCAACGACCGCCTGGCCTCCTACCTGGAGAAGGTGCGCGCCCTGGAGGAGGCCAACACTGACCTGGAGGTGAAGATCCGTGACTGGTACCAGAAGCAGACCCCAGGGCCGACTTCCGACTACAGCGCCTACTTCAAGACCATCGAGGACCTGAGGAACAAG ATCCTCATGGCCACCACAGACAATGCCAACGTCCTGCTGCAGATCGACAACACCCGTCTGGCTGCTGATGACTTCCGTACCAA GTTCGAGACGGAGCAGGCCCTGCGCGTGAGCGTGGAGTCCGACATCAATGGCTTGCGCAGGGTGCTGGACGAGCTGACCCTGGCCAGAGCCGACCTGGAGATGGAGATTGAGAACCTCAAGGAGGAGCTGGTCTACCTCCGGAAGAACCACGAGGAG GAGATGAAAGTCCTGCGAGGCCAGGTGGGTGGTGAGATCAACGTGGAGATGGATGCCGCCCCCGGCGTGGACCTGAGCCGCATCCTGAATGAGATGCGCGAACAGTACGAGAAGATGGCGGAGAAGAACCGCAAGGACGCCGAGGACTGGTTCTTCAGCAAG ACAGAGGAACTGAACCGCGAGGTGGCCAGCAACAGCGAGATGGTGCAGAGCAGCAAGAGCGAGATCTCAGAGCTCCGGCACACCATGCAGAACCTGGAGATCGAGCTGCAGTCCCATCTCAGCATG AAAGCATCTCTGGAGAACAGCCTGGCGGAGACAGAGAACCGCTACTGCCTCCAGCTGTCCCAGATCCAGGGACTGGTCGGCAGCGTGGAGGAGCAACTGGCCCAGCTGCGCTGCGAGATGGGACAGCAGAGCCAGGAGTACCAGATCCTTCTGGACGTGAAGACGCGGCTGGAGCAGGAGATCGCCACCTACCGCCGCCTGCTGGAGGGCGAGGATGCCCG gcTGACTCCGCACAAGTCCAGAGAAT CTGTGACCACCCGCCAGGTGCGCACCATTGTGGAAGAAGTCCAGGATGGCAGGGTCATCTCTTCCCGCGAGCAGGTCAAACAGTCCAACATCTGA